In Zingiber officinale cultivar Zhangliang chromosome 9B, Zo_v1.1, whole genome shotgun sequence, the genomic window taattttttatcatacatcaaaatctaaatttgatcATCAGTGTTAACTGCACTAACAAAACTaagtatatttatatttaaatcatTTAGGTCTCATGAAATTAATCATGCTTTTCTAAGGTAAATGTCGGGATCCTTAGTATCTTGTAAGGGGTTATATGATTGGATTAGAAGAACGGACTCCATTTTTTTGTCTCATGAAACTAATTGCAATTGAATAGAAATCATTGCATCTCTAACTTAGTCTAATTATCAAACATCACAATTAGCATGTATGcaatcaaaataacatatatatgaGAACTTAGAACAACAATATTGTTCTAAAAATCTAAATATACATGGAGCATACACATAATATCAGCAAAATGATAATGTAGGATTGGCTGGACTCACTAGCACAGTGAGTTCGCAAGCATAGCAGCCTCGGAAGCAAATCTGACCTCGCGCGCACAACGTGAGGCCATAGGCAGCCTCTCAAGCATACACGACCTGAGATCACCAAAACTTTATCTTATGACGGAGAGGAGCAAACAAACGATGCTCGAAGGAGTGCTCGTGGACGACGAAGAGCTAAGGCATAGTGACGCTGGAGAGGAGCTGGATTCTAGAGAGAAGCTGGatcatagtgaggagaaggagcTCAAGCACACTGACTTGCAAATGCTGGAGAGCACCAATGACTCGAGAACGCTGGAGAGAGTGCTGAGGAGATCGAAGACGAGACTGAGCTTGCTAGACACAAGGCTGAGGCCATTGGATGCCGCTGTTGAGGACACGCTAAGGAACGCTGGAGAGGACGCACTAGAGAGGATGGGTCGGAGACGAAGTTCACTGGAGATGTCACGGACAACCGTCAGATAGGATCACTAGAGGGTGAGAGAGAAGGGAGATTGATCGCATGAATGCAAGATCGATGGGgctagaaattttatattttctCGATTTTAGCGACGGAATATTTACTCCATTGCTATTAACAACGGCTAATATTTAATCCGTCGTTATTACTAATGGAATTAAATATTTAGTCATCAATGAtcagttaattttttaaattttattatataattaataacTAGTAAATATTTTATCACTAATCATGATACGAACAAATTATTCATCACTGATAATGATGGAATAAATAATCCATCCCTAAAATAATGTAGTAATTATTGCCTCCGTCGTCGGATCAGTTCCATTGCTGTGTTGCTACTTTTGTTATTTCACTAGTTGCCAGTGTATTTCCCCCATACGGCCATTCAAATCGGCTACGTTAACGTTACATTATATTTTTCCGTAGATTCATCTATAAAAATTGATTTCAtctaaaaataaaggaaaatgtTTCGACTGGACCGACAACATAATTTGGACCGCAACAACAATCAAAGAGCCAGTAGACCACAGTTCTCATCTTCAATTAGGGTTCTGTTTGAATCACTTCTCCCCTAACCACCTGTCCTTCACACCATCCCCAACTTAACTCGCAACTATATTTAATTGCACGATGGAGACAGCGAGCTAACCCCACACCACCCTCTAAAACACATAATGCTCCTCTTCCAAAGGGCACCTCCAATGCTGcaaaggttggaaccgccaaccggccccctcaacccggccccacaagtatgagaggaagtaaatcacggtgaatacgggcccggctATGACATGATGGTctcaggtgtttagcacggacagatattgatgttatcgcatttgctgccgcagaccctcgacctctcgactcatgctgcaagaatccatgtcataaccagttgatcccgcccgtggggggAAAGGGCACCTCCAATGATCGAGCTGAATGTAGCGTACACTGTTATTAAGTTACCTTACCTCTTGCTATACAGATGGAATTTTGTATCAagctatatatttataaaaataagaCTTCATTTTTCTATTTCGATCGTTCGTCGATTCTCCAAATTCTAAGATGATGGAGACATGGCGATGGCCATGCCCCATCGTTTTCGAATAGCAGTGCAACTTGACCTTTCCGTCTCACGTCGAAATCCCCTGCTCAGTTACATTTACGGCGAGGTAATTAATTCATTATTGCGCTTCCCTTCCCGCACCACCCCGCACACAGTGGCTgatagtgagagagagagagagaggaggaagcAGAAGAGGCGAATGGGGATTGGTAAAGGGATGGAAAGAAGAGCGCAGCAGAGCAGTGAATGAATCACCGATCGAGGCGGCCGCAGAAGCAGCAACGACAAAGCCGTCTCCTTGGCGGCGTCGCAGCAGTAGATCCTTCTCTTTCATTTTCTTTCAAACTGCTAGTCTTCCCGAAGAAATCGAAGCTcctgaagagagagagagaggagaagacGCAGCCGCTGCTGCTTTCGACTTGCAGACCCCAAAAAAAACatcgagagagaaagaggaagtgatcgtTCTGTTGCCTACTTCTCTGCAAAGATCAATTCTTTTTACGGTTTTAGGAAGAAAACGCCACGAATTGATGTGTTACCAAGCGGTGGAGTAGAGGAAGGAGCGAAAAATTTGCTCTTTTATGGTGGTTTGCTCCGGCGACGGCGGGGATCAGGAAGAGGGAAGTAAGTGTAGTTCTGCAGAAGTGAGAGTGATCATTATAGCGTCTAAAGTTTAATGGCGTTTTGCTACGGCGACAGTGAAGAATAGGGAGAGCAGCGAAGTAGAAGGAGAACGGGTTCTTGCAGCAGCAAGAGTGTTCATTATCGCGTCTTTTTCTCTGGAAAGTTTGCACTTGTTTTAGCGCTTTGCTCCGGCGACGGTGGGGATTAGAGAAGAAAAGCCGGCTGGCAATTGATGTGTTAGCTAGAAGGCTGATCGGAGTgggagaaggggaagaagagatcaTGGCGGCTGGATTCCCTTTCCGAAGCGGCGGGCGTCAACAGCAGCCCCCGACGACGGAGGCTTTCTTCCTCTACGGCGGAGGTCGTAGCCGGAGCGACGACATGGAAGGTAATGTTTACACTCGCGGTTTCGAGCTTACATGGCGGCAGCAGCAGTACTCGGGCTTCCCCCACGAGCTGCCGCTTGCGGGCTCAGCCGCCATCGATGGCGACGGGGGGCAGAGCTGTCAGGATTGCGGCAACAAGGCGAAGAAGGAATGCGCCCACCTCCGTTGTCGCATCTGTTGCATGAACCGCGGCTTCAAGTGCACCACTCACATCAAGAGCACGTGGGTCCCCGCCGCCAGGCGCCGCGACCGCCGGCAGCATCAAGCCGCCGGCTGCAGAACCTCCAAGCGAACACTTAAAATCGTCCCCTCCACCACCGCCACAACCGCCGTCACCACCACATTTGGTACTACAACGAACTTCCCACTCCGATCACCCAAACTCGACTAATTATTCccttgattgatttttttttttttaattttaattcacatCTCGATAATCGATCGACTAAAACATACaaaaattggatttttttttttttattccaacTGCAGGAGCAACCCTCGACTCCGAAATCTTCCCACCGGAGTTGAACACCGAGGCCATGTTCCGCTGCGTCCGAGTCAGCCCCGTCGACGACGCCGACGAAGAGTACGCATACCAAACCACCGTCCGCATCGCCGGCCACCTCTTCAAAGGCATCCTCTACGACCACGGCGCCGCTAGCGACCTCCCCTCTTCCAAACTCGCCCGCGAGGCATCCACTTCCTCTGCCACCCTCGCCGCCACCTCCACACCGGAGCTCCTCGACGCATACCAGACTCCCCTCACCGCCCTCGTCGCCGACTCTTCGTTGCCGTTCTTCCCCCAACAACAAAGGCCTTCCTGATCAATAAATCAAAACACTACTTCTAGCACGAACAGTTCCATTAATCATTCCACAAAAATGGCGTTTTAAAACCAAGTAACCATGCATGGGGATCGGCGATCGACCACTCCTTTGTACAAgaagctctctctctctctcgcgcgCGCGCGCATCAATATAATTAATGCAGAGAGTGTGGTGAGATTAGGGCATGGATGAATGCTGCCAGGCTGCCCTGGCTGCTCAAGCTCTGAAAGTCTGAAATGCTTCAAAAATGAAGACAGAGAGAAGAAGAAACACTAACAGTAATTAGATTGTATGAACTATATATGCTCTTGTTAGCTATCATATAATTTATTCATGTTGTATTTTCTAGGATGGCTGTGTGCGCTCTGTTTAGTGTTCATATATGTACAGTAGGGAATAAACTATGTATATAGCACAAATGTAATTGTTTAGAACTATATTTTAGAAGAATAAATCAACACATGTTGTTAAATATATATTACTAAACAAAGAGAAAACATTTATAAGTCAATATCCTCATTGATTTCTGATGGCCCCCGTTACAGTATATAAGAAAGTAGAAGAGAATTAAAGTTGTTCAAGATGAAGAAGGTTTTTCAATAATTTAGGTATTGATACACTCGAGATGAAAGCATTTATACCAATTCACTTTTAGGATTGTTCTGTAAACTTATTTTAGATGTAACCATGTTTTCTTGAGAATTGTATGGGGTAATCAAAAATGAAAGGTGTGAGATTCGTTGACTATTAACATTTCAATGTTCAAACATTAGTGAGATTTAGAGCACGAAGGAGTAAAGCATTCTAGGAATGAACCAATAAAATATACGTGAAAGATCCTTAATTTATTGTCTATTTGTTACTCTCTCTTTTTTTATTGTCACTCTTTTCTGCATTGATTTAGCAAAGCTAGGGCACTTCGTTCACTTTTGGGTGCAATGGTTTAATAGATCATGATATACACATAAtagtaaagttttaaaattctGTGACactcataaaatataatataatgattctctcctataattttttttctgtATCCAGTCctataatatttaatattatgcTTAGTGTATATGTGTTTATTTATTCTTCATTAAATTTTGATCTTTCATATAATGTAATAAGACAAGGCACGACAACAAGGCCTAATCGAACCCAACATGGCTTGGTCATGCTGGCAAACACGGCATGGGCTGAGGGAGATTTGGATCTACATCTTTTTGGGTTTACTTAATTTGTTATCTGTTTTTATTATGTTTTGTTAATTTTTTCCGTAATTATAGCTGGCCTTATCCTTATTCTTTAACCCTAGCGAACCCTTTAAACagactttttttttaaatcccTTAATTTTAGGAGACTAAGTCTTGTtggttaattttttgtttaaattttttttgaagattttgaGAGTTATATAAACCTATG contains:
- the LOC122024441 gene encoding protein SHORT INTERNODES-like, whose translation is MAAGFPFRSGGRQQQPPTTEAFFLYGGGRSRSDDMEGNVYTRGFELTWRQQQYSGFPHELPLAGSAAIDGDGGQSCQDCGNKAKKECAHLRCRICCMNRGFKCTTHIKSTWVPAARRRDRRQHQAAGCRTSKRTLKIVPSTTATTAVTTTFGATLDSEIFPPELNTEAMFRCVRVSPVDDADEEYAYQTTVRIAGHLFKGILYDHGAASDLPSSKLAREASTSSATLAATSTPELLDAYQTPLTALVADSSLPFFPQQQRPS